The uncultured Carboxylicivirga sp. genomic interval ATATTCGTAATTTGCTTTTTGCTTGCTTTTTAACATACGGTCGATAGCAACAACGTGTGCTTTAGCCAAATCAACCACATTAATATAATCACGAATGGCAGTTCCGTCTGGTGTATCGTAGTCTTCTCCAAAAATGCTAAGTTCTTCGCGTAAACCGGCTGCAGTTTGTGTAATATAAGGAACCAAATTATTAGGAACCCCAACTGGGAATTCTCCAATTAATCCACTTTCGTGCGCTCCAATAGGATTGAAGTAACGTAACGCAATGCAATTAACAGTATCATTAGCCTTACAGTAATCTCTCATAATATCTTCGCAAATGGCTTTTGTATTACCATATGGCGATTCAGCCTCTTTACGTGGAGTCTCTTCCGTTACTGGTAATACATCAGGCTGACCATAAACAGTACAAGATGATGAAAATACCATGTTTGGTACTTTATATTTATTCATGCACTCTAACAGGTTCATTAAAGAGCATAAATTGTTGCGATAGTATTCTAAAGGTTTTTGTACTGATTCGCC includes:
- the galE gene encoding UDP-glucose 4-epimerase GalE produces the protein MQILVTGGTGYIGSHTVVELQNKGYEVVIIDDLSNSKIEVLDNIEKITGKRPLFEKFDLSQRDLTDAFFQKYTDIAAIIHFAAFKAVGESVQKPLEYYRNNLCSLMNLLECMNKYKVPNMVFSSSCTVYGQPDVLPVTEETPRKEAESPYGNTKAICEDIMRDYCKANDTVNCIALRYFNPIGAHESGLIGEFPVGVPNNLVPYITQTAAGLREELSIFGEDYDTPDGTAIRDYINVVDLAKAHVVAIDRMLKSKQKANYEYFNVGTGEGYSVMQLVKAFIKVNNVDVKYKVVGRRSGDIEKIWADTSFGNSELGWKAEKTLEETLASSWKWEKNVRGL